A window of Triplophysa dalaica isolate WHDGS20190420 chromosome 7, ASM1584641v1, whole genome shotgun sequence contains these coding sequences:
- the card11 gene encoding caspase recruitment domain-containing protein 11 isoform X3 — protein sequence MENGGSVNLLDYGEALWENAEKNRYILCRFINPNKLTSYLRQCKVIDEQDEDEVLNSRLLESKANRAGRLLDILHTKGERGYVVFLESLELYYPDLYKLVTGKEPTRRCSTIVVEEGQEGLIQFLMNEVIKLQHQSKAKDVQRVDYMTKCRTLEDQHKKLKLANQELLTFQERYNKMKEERNNYNDELIKVKDDNYQLAMRYAQLSEEKNMAVMRSRDLQLEIDQLKHKLNKLEEECKMERRQSLKLKNDIENRPRKEQIFELERENEVLKIKLQELQSIIQPGRLPDSEKAILDILEHDRQEALEDRQELVNRLYNLHEEVRQAEELRDKYLEEKEDLELKCSTLVKDCEMYKNRMNTIMMQLEEVERERDQAFKSRDDAQHLVSQCLIDKDKYRKQIRELEEKSDELQIKIVRKEAQIVNLECKLRRISKDNCLDQSLPRDITTNMAHLISQSDPNTGGPSEDSGEETVDDQEHIKFTRRYNIKKVGITKSPNTALRSLQFPAVPFTNGYPSEPSVTDNTSPANSSIISSPITLSYVAELSNKNRFRNDSILSTAPEPPDHHSIVRRIKETPSAPLKCFHHSDTVDTDSGDNADMDDHDLEISSYGPSSIHSSSSSHQSETIDCYDLEQVNNIFRQFSLERPFRPSLTSGPPRSSFRPVQSLSLSGENLLTQIDLIGGNDSGIFVNSVLPGSNAERAGVLVGHHLLMLEGSVHGEAQSVALDTSTKEEAHWTLQRCTGQVHLHYKLNNDGYRRLVKDIDDGTVVSGDSFYIRLNLNISSQLDSCSLNVRCDEVLHVLDTMHQGRCEWLCARVDPFTNKDLERGTIPSYSRAQQLLLVKIQKLMCRGAREEIDAFRGLRSTLQPEEPTPSPDPKSNPRLSRASIFICQILQFVSRADNKYKRMNSSERVRIVNGGNSSSVSRPGFETLRPEDSDPESDLNKSLNLIPYSLVTPHTCQRKRPVFFTPNILAKTIVQKFLNLGGAMEFNICKPDVLTKDEFLMKQKMEPIIYSKEKQTGTFECVTPENIEAVACKNKHCLLEADLSCVKDLLRREIYPIVIFIKICDKNIKKLRKLPLKVDSDEEFLKMCRSKEKELEILPCLYASVEPDSWNGVEDLLKLIKDKIFDEQKKTVWVEQDLL from the exons ATGGAGAACGGAGGCTCGGTGAATTTACTGGACTATGGGGAGGCATTGTGGGAGAATGCCGAGAAAAACCGCTACATCCTGTGCCGCTTCATCAACCCAAACAAGCTGACCTCATACCTGCGCCAATGCAAGGTCATCGATGAGCAAGACGAAGATGAGGTGCTCAACTCTCGCCTGCTGGAATCCAAAGCCAACAGAGCAG GTCGATTGTTAGATATCCTGCACACGAAAGGGGAACGAGGATATGTGGTGTTTTTAGAGAGTCTGGAACTGTACTACCCTGACCTCTACAAACTCGTGACGGGAAAGGAACCAACCCGCAGATGTTCAACTATAGTCG TGGAAGAGGGTCAAGAAGGGCTCATTCAGTTTTTAATGAATGAGGTCATAAAGCTGCAGCATCAGTCCAAGGCTAAAGATGTGCAGCGGGTGGACTACATGACCAAATGCCGCACGCTAGAGGACCAGCACAAGAAACTAAAGCTGGCCAACCAGGAGCTGCTTACATTCCAGGAGCGCtacaacaaaatgaaagaagagCGGAATAACTACAACGATGAACTCATCAAGGTGAAAGATGACAACTATCAGCTGGCCATGCGATACGCCCAGCTCAGCGAGGAAAAGAATATGGCTGTCATGAGGAGTCGAGACCTGCAGCTAGAG ATTGACCAGCTGAAACACAAACTCAACAAGCTTGAAGAGGAATGCAAAATGGAGAGGAGACAGTCTCTGAAACTCAAGAACGATATCGAGAACCGGCCTCGAAAAGAGCAGATATTCGAGCTGGAGCGAGAGAATGAGGTCTTGAAGATCAAACTCCAGGAGCTACAGTCCATCATACAG CCAGGGCGCCTTCCTGATTCGGAAAAGGCCATCTTGGATATCCTGGAACACGATCGACAGGAGGCTCTGGAGGACCGGCAGGAGCTGGTTAACAGACTGTATAACCTGCATGAAGAGGTTCGACAGGCCGAGGAGCTCAGAGACAAG TACCTGGAAGAGAAGGAAGACCTTGAACTGAAGTGCTCCACTCTGGTGAAGGACTGTGAAATGTACAAGAACCGCATGAATACCATCATGATGCAGCTTGAAGAGGTGGAACGTGAACGCGACCAG GCCTTCAAGTCAAGAGATGATGCTCAGCACCTCGTGTCCCAGTGTCTGATTGATAAAGACAAGTATCGCAAGCAAATTCGGGAGCTGGAGGAAAAGAGCGATGAGCTTCAAATCAAGATCGTAAGAAAAGAAGCGCAGATAGTCAACCTGGAGTGCAAACTGAGACGCATATCTAAGGATAATTGTCTGGATCAG AGTTTGCCACGAGACATTACTACGAACATGGCTCATCTCATATCACAGTCTGACCCAAACACCGGAGGACCTTCGGAGGATTCTGGAGAAGAGACTGTCGATGATCAAGAACACATTAAATTCACACGTAGATATAACATCAAAAAA GTTGGCATAACAAAATCTCCAAATACAGCACTAAGAAGTCTGCAGTTCCCAG CAGTGCCCTTCACCAATGGATATCCGTCAGAACCTTCGGTCACTGACAACACAAGTCCTGCCAATAGCAGCATCATTAGTTCTCCTATCACACTCAGTTACGTTGCAGAGCTCtccaataaaaat CGTTTCCGTAATGACAGCATATTGTCCACCGCACCTGAGCCTCCGGACCATCACTCTATTGTCAGAAGGATCAAGGAGACTCCAAGCGCTCCGTTAAAGTG TTTTCATCATTCAGACACCGTAGATACAGACAGCGGAGACAACGCAGATATGG ATGACCATGATTTAGAAATATCCTCCTACGGGCCTTCGTCCATCcactcatcatcatcatcccaCCAGTCTGAGACAATAGACTGCTATGATCTGGAGCAAGTCAATAACATCTTCAGGCAATTCTCTTTAGAGAG ACCGTTTCGTCCTTCCTTGACTTCAGGTCCACCACGCAGCTCATTTCGGCCTGTGCAgagcctctctctctcaggagAAAACCTTCTAACACAAATCGATCTGATTGGTGGAAACGATAGTGGCATCTTTGTCAACTCTGTCCTGCCTGGCTCTAATGCAGAACGGGCCGGGGTACTAGTCGGCCACCATCTTTTAATG CTGGAAGGCAGTGTGCACGGAGAAGCCCAGAGCGTGGCTTTAGACACAAGCACCAAGGAGGAAGCCCACTGGACCCTGCAGAGATGTACCGGACAAGTGCATCTCCATTACAAGTTAAACAATGATG GCTACAGGCGACTTGTGAAGGATATTGATGATGGCACGGTGGTGTCGGGAGACTCCTTCTACATCCGTCTCAATCTGAACATCTCCAGCCAGCTGGACAGCTGCTCTTTGAACGTACGATGCGATGAGGTTCTTCACGTGTTGGACACCATGCACCAGGGCAGGTGCGAGTGGCTGTGTGCCCGTGTAGACCCTTTTACCAACAAAGACCTGGAGAGGGGCACTATACCAAGTTATTCCAG AGCCCAACAGCTTCTCCTGGTGAAGATACAGAAGCTGATGTGTCGAGGAGCTCGAGAGGAGATTGATGCTTTCCGTGGGCTGCGG AGCACTCTCCAGCCTGAGGAACCCACACCATCACCGGACCCCAAGTCCAATCCCCGGCTGTCCAGAGCCAGCATCTTCATCTGTCAGATATTACAG TTTGTCAGCAGGGCTGATAACAAGTACAAGAGGATGAACAGCAGCGAGCGTGTCCGTATTGTCAATGGAGGAAATTCATCATCTGTCTCCAGACCGGGTTTTGAAACGCTGAGGCCTGAGG ACTCGGACCCAGAGAGCGACTTAAATAAGAGCTTGAACCTCATACCGTATAGTCTAGTGACCCCACACACATGCCAGCGGAAAAGGCCCGTCTTCTTCACGCCCAACATCTTGGCCAAGACCATCGTCCAAAAGTTTCTCAATCTTGGAGGTGCTATGGAATTCAACATCTGCAAACCAG ACGTTCTGACAAAAGATGAATTCCTCATGAAACAGAAGATGGAGCCCATCATTTATTCCAAAGAAAAGCAAACGGGCACATTTGAATGCGTCACCCCAGAAAATATCGAAGCGGTCGCTTGCAAG AATAAGCACTGTTTACTGGAAGCTGATCTGAGCTGTGTGAAAGACCTGCTGAGGAGAGAAATCTACCCCATTGTCATCTTCATTAAAATCTGCGATAAGAACATCAAAAAACTAAG AAAGTTGCCGCTTAAAGTGGACTCTGATGAGGAGTTTCTCAAGATGTGCCGTTCAAAAGAAAAAGAGCTGGAGATTCTGCCCTGCTTGTATGCTAGCGTGGAGCCGGACTCTTGGAATGGAGTGGAGGACCTTCTTAAACTCATCAAGGACAAGATTTTTGATGAGCAGAAGAAGACGGTCTGGGTCGAGCAGGATCTACTCTAG
- the card11 gene encoding caspase recruitment domain-containing protein 11 isoform X4 has translation MENGGSVNLLDYGEALWENAEKNRYILCRFINPNKLTSYLRQCKVIDEQDEDEVLNSRLLESKANRAGRLLDILHTKGERGYVVFLESLELYYPDLYKLVTGKEPTRRCSTIVVEEGQEGLIQFLMNEVIKLQHQSKAKDVQRVDYMTKCRTLEDQHKKLKLANQELLTFQERYNKMKEERNNYNDELIKVKDDNYQLAMRYAQLSEEKNMAVMRSRDLQLEIDQLKHKLNKLEEECKMERRQSLKLKNDIENRPRKEQIFELERENEVLKIKLQELQSIIQPGRLPDSEKAILDILEHDRQEALEDRQELVNRLYNLHEEVRQAEELRDKYLEEKEDLELKCSTLVKDCEMYKNRMNTIMMQLEEVERERDQAFKSRDDAQHLVSQCLIDKDKYRKQIRELEEKSDELQIKIVRKEAQIVNLECKLRRISKDNCLDQSLPRDITTNMAHLISQSDPNTGGPSEDSGEETVDDQEHIKFTRRYNIKKVGITKSPNTALRSLQFPVPFTNGYPSEPSVTDNTSPANSSIISSPITLSYVAELSNKNRFRNDSILSTAPEPPDHHSIVRRIKETPSAPLKCFHHSDTVDTDSGDNADMDDHDLEISSYGPSSIHSSSSSHQSETIDCYDLEQVNNIFRQFSLERPFRPSLTSGPPRSSFRPVQSLSLSGENLLTQIDLIGGNDSGIFVNSVLPGSNAERAGVLVGHHLLMLEGSVHGEAQSVALDTSTKEEAHWTLQRCTGQVHLHYKLNNDGYRRLVKDIDDGTVVSGDSFYIRLNLNISSQLDSCSLNVRCDEVLHVLDTMHQGRCEWLCARVDPFTNKDLERGTIPSYSRAQQLLLVKIQKLMCRGAREEIDAFRGLRSTLQPEEPTPSPDPKSNPRLSRASIFICQILQFVSRADNKYKRMNSSERVRIVNGGNSSSVSRPGFETLRPEDSDPESDLNKSLNLIPYSLVTPHTCQRKRPVFFTPNILAKTIVQKFLNLGGAMEFNICKPDVLTKDEFLMKQKMEPIIYSKEKQTGTFECVTPENIEAVACKNKHCLLEADLSCVKDLLRREIYPIVIFIKICDKNIKKLRKLPLKVDSDEEFLKMCRSKEKELEILPCLYASVEPDSWNGVEDLLKLIKDKIFDEQKKTVWVEQDLL, from the exons ATGGAGAACGGAGGCTCGGTGAATTTACTGGACTATGGGGAGGCATTGTGGGAGAATGCCGAGAAAAACCGCTACATCCTGTGCCGCTTCATCAACCCAAACAAGCTGACCTCATACCTGCGCCAATGCAAGGTCATCGATGAGCAAGACGAAGATGAGGTGCTCAACTCTCGCCTGCTGGAATCCAAAGCCAACAGAGCAG GTCGATTGTTAGATATCCTGCACACGAAAGGGGAACGAGGATATGTGGTGTTTTTAGAGAGTCTGGAACTGTACTACCCTGACCTCTACAAACTCGTGACGGGAAAGGAACCAACCCGCAGATGTTCAACTATAGTCG TGGAAGAGGGTCAAGAAGGGCTCATTCAGTTTTTAATGAATGAGGTCATAAAGCTGCAGCATCAGTCCAAGGCTAAAGATGTGCAGCGGGTGGACTACATGACCAAATGCCGCACGCTAGAGGACCAGCACAAGAAACTAAAGCTGGCCAACCAGGAGCTGCTTACATTCCAGGAGCGCtacaacaaaatgaaagaagagCGGAATAACTACAACGATGAACTCATCAAGGTGAAAGATGACAACTATCAGCTGGCCATGCGATACGCCCAGCTCAGCGAGGAAAAGAATATGGCTGTCATGAGGAGTCGAGACCTGCAGCTAGAG ATTGACCAGCTGAAACACAAACTCAACAAGCTTGAAGAGGAATGCAAAATGGAGAGGAGACAGTCTCTGAAACTCAAGAACGATATCGAGAACCGGCCTCGAAAAGAGCAGATATTCGAGCTGGAGCGAGAGAATGAGGTCTTGAAGATCAAACTCCAGGAGCTACAGTCCATCATACAG CCAGGGCGCCTTCCTGATTCGGAAAAGGCCATCTTGGATATCCTGGAACACGATCGACAGGAGGCTCTGGAGGACCGGCAGGAGCTGGTTAACAGACTGTATAACCTGCATGAAGAGGTTCGACAGGCCGAGGAGCTCAGAGACAAG TACCTGGAAGAGAAGGAAGACCTTGAACTGAAGTGCTCCACTCTGGTGAAGGACTGTGAAATGTACAAGAACCGCATGAATACCATCATGATGCAGCTTGAAGAGGTGGAACGTGAACGCGACCAG GCCTTCAAGTCAAGAGATGATGCTCAGCACCTCGTGTCCCAGTGTCTGATTGATAAAGACAAGTATCGCAAGCAAATTCGGGAGCTGGAGGAAAAGAGCGATGAGCTTCAAATCAAGATCGTAAGAAAAGAAGCGCAGATAGTCAACCTGGAGTGCAAACTGAGACGCATATCTAAGGATAATTGTCTGGATCAG AGTTTGCCACGAGACATTACTACGAACATGGCTCATCTCATATCACAGTCTGACCCAAACACCGGAGGACCTTCGGAGGATTCTGGAGAAGAGACTGTCGATGATCAAGAACACATTAAATTCACACGTAGATATAACATCAAAAAA GTTGGCATAACAAAATCTCCAAATACAGCACTAAGAAGTCTGCAGTTCCCAG TGCCCTTCACCAATGGATATCCGTCAGAACCTTCGGTCACTGACAACACAAGTCCTGCCAATAGCAGCATCATTAGTTCTCCTATCACACTCAGTTACGTTGCAGAGCTCtccaataaaaat CGTTTCCGTAATGACAGCATATTGTCCACCGCACCTGAGCCTCCGGACCATCACTCTATTGTCAGAAGGATCAAGGAGACTCCAAGCGCTCCGTTAAAGTG TTTTCATCATTCAGACACCGTAGATACAGACAGCGGAGACAACGCAGATATGG ATGACCATGATTTAGAAATATCCTCCTACGGGCCTTCGTCCATCcactcatcatcatcatcccaCCAGTCTGAGACAATAGACTGCTATGATCTGGAGCAAGTCAATAACATCTTCAGGCAATTCTCTTTAGAGAG ACCGTTTCGTCCTTCCTTGACTTCAGGTCCACCACGCAGCTCATTTCGGCCTGTGCAgagcctctctctctcaggagAAAACCTTCTAACACAAATCGATCTGATTGGTGGAAACGATAGTGGCATCTTTGTCAACTCTGTCCTGCCTGGCTCTAATGCAGAACGGGCCGGGGTACTAGTCGGCCACCATCTTTTAATG CTGGAAGGCAGTGTGCACGGAGAAGCCCAGAGCGTGGCTTTAGACACAAGCACCAAGGAGGAAGCCCACTGGACCCTGCAGAGATGTACCGGACAAGTGCATCTCCATTACAAGTTAAACAATGATG GCTACAGGCGACTTGTGAAGGATATTGATGATGGCACGGTGGTGTCGGGAGACTCCTTCTACATCCGTCTCAATCTGAACATCTCCAGCCAGCTGGACAGCTGCTCTTTGAACGTACGATGCGATGAGGTTCTTCACGTGTTGGACACCATGCACCAGGGCAGGTGCGAGTGGCTGTGTGCCCGTGTAGACCCTTTTACCAACAAAGACCTGGAGAGGGGCACTATACCAAGTTATTCCAG AGCCCAACAGCTTCTCCTGGTGAAGATACAGAAGCTGATGTGTCGAGGAGCTCGAGAGGAGATTGATGCTTTCCGTGGGCTGCGG AGCACTCTCCAGCCTGAGGAACCCACACCATCACCGGACCCCAAGTCCAATCCCCGGCTGTCCAGAGCCAGCATCTTCATCTGTCAGATATTACAG TTTGTCAGCAGGGCTGATAACAAGTACAAGAGGATGAACAGCAGCGAGCGTGTCCGTATTGTCAATGGAGGAAATTCATCATCTGTCTCCAGACCGGGTTTTGAAACGCTGAGGCCTGAGG ACTCGGACCCAGAGAGCGACTTAAATAAGAGCTTGAACCTCATACCGTATAGTCTAGTGACCCCACACACATGCCAGCGGAAAAGGCCCGTCTTCTTCACGCCCAACATCTTGGCCAAGACCATCGTCCAAAAGTTTCTCAATCTTGGAGGTGCTATGGAATTCAACATCTGCAAACCAG ACGTTCTGACAAAAGATGAATTCCTCATGAAACAGAAGATGGAGCCCATCATTTATTCCAAAGAAAAGCAAACGGGCACATTTGAATGCGTCACCCCAGAAAATATCGAAGCGGTCGCTTGCAAG AATAAGCACTGTTTACTGGAAGCTGATCTGAGCTGTGTGAAAGACCTGCTGAGGAGAGAAATCTACCCCATTGTCATCTTCATTAAAATCTGCGATAAGAACATCAAAAAACTAAG AAAGTTGCCGCTTAAAGTGGACTCTGATGAGGAGTTTCTCAAGATGTGCCGTTCAAAAGAAAAAGAGCTGGAGATTCTGCCCTGCTTGTATGCTAGCGTGGAGCCGGACTCTTGGAATGGAGTGGAGGACCTTCTTAAACTCATCAAGGACAAGATTTTTGATGAGCAGAAGAAGACGGTCTGGGTCGAGCAGGATCTACTCTAG
- the card11 gene encoding caspase recruitment domain-containing protein 11 isoform X1, whose product MENGGSVNLLDYGEALWENAEKNRYILCRFINPNKLTSYLRQCKVIDEQDEDEVLNSRLLESKANRAGRLLDILHTKGERGYVVFLESLELYYPDLYKLVTGKEPTRRCSTIVVEEGQEGLIQFLMNEVIKLQHQSKAKDVQRVDYMTKCRTLEDQHKKLKLANQELLTFQERYNKMKEERNNYNDELIKVKDDNYQLAMRYAQLSEEKNMAVMRSRDLQLEIDQLKHKLNKLEEECKMERRQSLKLKNDIENRPRKEQIFELERENEVLKIKLQELQSIIQPGRLPDSEKAILDILEHDRQEALEDRQELVNRLYNLHEEVRQAEELRDKYLEEKEDLELKCSTLVKDCEMYKNRMNTIMMQLEEVERERDQAFKSRDDAQHLVSQCLIDKDKYRKQIRELEEKSDELQIKIVRKEAQIVNLECKLRRISKDNCLDQSLPRDITTNMAHLISQSDPNTGGPSEDSGEETVDDQEHIKFTRRYNIKKVSRNVGITKSPNTALRSLQFPAVPFTNGYPSEPSVTDNTSPANSSIISSPITLSYVAELSNKNRFRNDSILSTAPEPPDHHSIVRRIKETPSAPLKCFHHSDTVDTDSGDNADMDDHDLEISSYGPSSIHSSSSSHQSETIDCYDLEQVNNIFRQFSLERPFRPSLTSGPPRSSFRPVQSLSLSGENLLTQIDLIGGNDSGIFVNSVLPGSNAERAGVLVGHHLLMLEGSVHGEAQSVALDTSTKEEAHWTLQRCTGQVHLHYKLNNDGYRRLVKDIDDGTVVSGDSFYIRLNLNISSQLDSCSLNVRCDEVLHVLDTMHQGRCEWLCARVDPFTNKDLERGTIPSYSRAQQLLLVKIQKLMCRGAREEIDAFRGLRSTLQPEEPTPSPDPKSNPRLSRASIFICQILQFVSRADNKYKRMNSSERVRIVNGGNSSSVSRPGFETLRPEDSDPESDLNKSLNLIPYSLVTPHTCQRKRPVFFTPNILAKTIVQKFLNLGGAMEFNICKPDVLTKDEFLMKQKMEPIIYSKEKQTGTFECVTPENIEAVACKNKHCLLEADLSCVKDLLRREIYPIVIFIKICDKNIKKLRKLPLKVDSDEEFLKMCRSKEKELEILPCLYASVEPDSWNGVEDLLKLIKDKIFDEQKKTVWVEQDLL is encoded by the exons ATGGAGAACGGAGGCTCGGTGAATTTACTGGACTATGGGGAGGCATTGTGGGAGAATGCCGAGAAAAACCGCTACATCCTGTGCCGCTTCATCAACCCAAACAAGCTGACCTCATACCTGCGCCAATGCAAGGTCATCGATGAGCAAGACGAAGATGAGGTGCTCAACTCTCGCCTGCTGGAATCCAAAGCCAACAGAGCAG GTCGATTGTTAGATATCCTGCACACGAAAGGGGAACGAGGATATGTGGTGTTTTTAGAGAGTCTGGAACTGTACTACCCTGACCTCTACAAACTCGTGACGGGAAAGGAACCAACCCGCAGATGTTCAACTATAGTCG TGGAAGAGGGTCAAGAAGGGCTCATTCAGTTTTTAATGAATGAGGTCATAAAGCTGCAGCATCAGTCCAAGGCTAAAGATGTGCAGCGGGTGGACTACATGACCAAATGCCGCACGCTAGAGGACCAGCACAAGAAACTAAAGCTGGCCAACCAGGAGCTGCTTACATTCCAGGAGCGCtacaacaaaatgaaagaagagCGGAATAACTACAACGATGAACTCATCAAGGTGAAAGATGACAACTATCAGCTGGCCATGCGATACGCCCAGCTCAGCGAGGAAAAGAATATGGCTGTCATGAGGAGTCGAGACCTGCAGCTAGAG ATTGACCAGCTGAAACACAAACTCAACAAGCTTGAAGAGGAATGCAAAATGGAGAGGAGACAGTCTCTGAAACTCAAGAACGATATCGAGAACCGGCCTCGAAAAGAGCAGATATTCGAGCTGGAGCGAGAGAATGAGGTCTTGAAGATCAAACTCCAGGAGCTACAGTCCATCATACAG CCAGGGCGCCTTCCTGATTCGGAAAAGGCCATCTTGGATATCCTGGAACACGATCGACAGGAGGCTCTGGAGGACCGGCAGGAGCTGGTTAACAGACTGTATAACCTGCATGAAGAGGTTCGACAGGCCGAGGAGCTCAGAGACAAG TACCTGGAAGAGAAGGAAGACCTTGAACTGAAGTGCTCCACTCTGGTGAAGGACTGTGAAATGTACAAGAACCGCATGAATACCATCATGATGCAGCTTGAAGAGGTGGAACGTGAACGCGACCAG GCCTTCAAGTCAAGAGATGATGCTCAGCACCTCGTGTCCCAGTGTCTGATTGATAAAGACAAGTATCGCAAGCAAATTCGGGAGCTGGAGGAAAAGAGCGATGAGCTTCAAATCAAGATCGTAAGAAAAGAAGCGCAGATAGTCAACCTGGAGTGCAAACTGAGACGCATATCTAAGGATAATTGTCTGGATCAG AGTTTGCCACGAGACATTACTACGAACATGGCTCATCTCATATCACAGTCTGACCCAAACACCGGAGGACCTTCGGAGGATTCTGGAGAAGAGACTGTCGATGATCAAGAACACATTAAATTCACACGTAGATATAACATCAAAAAAGTGAGCCGAAAT GTTGGCATAACAAAATCTCCAAATACAGCACTAAGAAGTCTGCAGTTCCCAG CAGTGCCCTTCACCAATGGATATCCGTCAGAACCTTCGGTCACTGACAACACAAGTCCTGCCAATAGCAGCATCATTAGTTCTCCTATCACACTCAGTTACGTTGCAGAGCTCtccaataaaaat CGTTTCCGTAATGACAGCATATTGTCCACCGCACCTGAGCCTCCGGACCATCACTCTATTGTCAGAAGGATCAAGGAGACTCCAAGCGCTCCGTTAAAGTG TTTTCATCATTCAGACACCGTAGATACAGACAGCGGAGACAACGCAGATATGG ATGACCATGATTTAGAAATATCCTCCTACGGGCCTTCGTCCATCcactcatcatcatcatcccaCCAGTCTGAGACAATAGACTGCTATGATCTGGAGCAAGTCAATAACATCTTCAGGCAATTCTCTTTAGAGAG ACCGTTTCGTCCTTCCTTGACTTCAGGTCCACCACGCAGCTCATTTCGGCCTGTGCAgagcctctctctctcaggagAAAACCTTCTAACACAAATCGATCTGATTGGTGGAAACGATAGTGGCATCTTTGTCAACTCTGTCCTGCCTGGCTCTAATGCAGAACGGGCCGGGGTACTAGTCGGCCACCATCTTTTAATG CTGGAAGGCAGTGTGCACGGAGAAGCCCAGAGCGTGGCTTTAGACACAAGCACCAAGGAGGAAGCCCACTGGACCCTGCAGAGATGTACCGGACAAGTGCATCTCCATTACAAGTTAAACAATGATG GCTACAGGCGACTTGTGAAGGATATTGATGATGGCACGGTGGTGTCGGGAGACTCCTTCTACATCCGTCTCAATCTGAACATCTCCAGCCAGCTGGACAGCTGCTCTTTGAACGTACGATGCGATGAGGTTCTTCACGTGTTGGACACCATGCACCAGGGCAGGTGCGAGTGGCTGTGTGCCCGTGTAGACCCTTTTACCAACAAAGACCTGGAGAGGGGCACTATACCAAGTTATTCCAG AGCCCAACAGCTTCTCCTGGTGAAGATACAGAAGCTGATGTGTCGAGGAGCTCGAGAGGAGATTGATGCTTTCCGTGGGCTGCGG AGCACTCTCCAGCCTGAGGAACCCACACCATCACCGGACCCCAAGTCCAATCCCCGGCTGTCCAGAGCCAGCATCTTCATCTGTCAGATATTACAG TTTGTCAGCAGGGCTGATAACAAGTACAAGAGGATGAACAGCAGCGAGCGTGTCCGTATTGTCAATGGAGGAAATTCATCATCTGTCTCCAGACCGGGTTTTGAAACGCTGAGGCCTGAGG ACTCGGACCCAGAGAGCGACTTAAATAAGAGCTTGAACCTCATACCGTATAGTCTAGTGACCCCACACACATGCCAGCGGAAAAGGCCCGTCTTCTTCACGCCCAACATCTTGGCCAAGACCATCGTCCAAAAGTTTCTCAATCTTGGAGGTGCTATGGAATTCAACATCTGCAAACCAG ACGTTCTGACAAAAGATGAATTCCTCATGAAACAGAAGATGGAGCCCATCATTTATTCCAAAGAAAAGCAAACGGGCACATTTGAATGCGTCACCCCAGAAAATATCGAAGCGGTCGCTTGCAAG AATAAGCACTGTTTACTGGAAGCTGATCTGAGCTGTGTGAAAGACCTGCTGAGGAGAGAAATCTACCCCATTGTCATCTTCATTAAAATCTGCGATAAGAACATCAAAAAACTAAG AAAGTTGCCGCTTAAAGTGGACTCTGATGAGGAGTTTCTCAAGATGTGCCGTTCAAAAGAAAAAGAGCTGGAGATTCTGCCCTGCTTGTATGCTAGCGTGGAGCCGGACTCTTGGAATGGAGTGGAGGACCTTCTTAAACTCATCAAGGACAAGATTTTTGATGAGCAGAAGAAGACGGTCTGGGTCGAGCAGGATCTACTCTAG